Proteins encoded together in one Ipomoea triloba cultivar NCNSP0323 chromosome 4, ASM357664v1 window:
- the LOC116014728 gene encoding vesicle-associated protein 1-2, translating to MSNVELLHIEPLELKFQFELKKQITCSLQLTNKSDNYVAFKVKTTNPKKYCVRPNTGIVIPHSTCDVIVTMQAQKEAPLDMQCKDKFLLQCAIASPGATAKDITPEMFNKESGNHVEESKLKVVYVSPPQPPSPVQEGSEEGSSPRASVSENGAVNSSDFNNVSRAFVDSQDNSSETKALISKLTEEKNSAIQLNNKLQQELELLRREHKRGHSGISLMYVVIIGFIGILLGYILKKT from the exons ATGAGTAACGTGGAGCTGCTCCATATCGAGCCTTTAGAGCTTAAGTTTCAAT TCGAATTGAAGAAGCAGATCACATGTTCGCTGCAATTAACAAACAAATCTGATAATTATGTCGCTTTCAAG GTGAAGACTACGAATCCGAAGAAGTATTGTGTAAGGCCTAACACTGGAATTGTGATACCGCACTCTACTTGTGATGTCATAG TTACAATGCAAGCACAGAAGGAGGCCCCGCTGGACATGCAGTGCAAGGATAAGTTCCTGCTTCAATGTGCCATTGCAAGCCCAGGAGCCACGGCAAAGGATATTACTCCTGAAATG TTCAATAAGGAGTCTGGGAATCATGTTGAGGAGTCCAAGCTGAAGGTGGTTTATGTTTCACCTCCTCAACCTCCGTCACCGGTGCAAGAAGGTTCTGAGGAAGGTTCCTCACCTAGGGCTTCAGTGTCTGAAAATGGAGCTGTAAATTCATCAGATTTCAATAAT gtctcaAGAGCATTTGTTGATTCTCAAGACAACTCATCAGAG ACAAAAGCTCTCATTTCAAAGTTGACGGAGGAGAAAAATTCTGCCATTCAGCTTAATAACAAGCTACAGCAAGAATTG GAGCTGTTGAGACGCGAACACAAGAGAGGGCACAGTGGCATTTCACTTATGTATGTTGTTATTATTGGCTTCATCGGCATTCTTCTTGGCTATATTTTGAAGAAGACATAA
- the LOC116017054 gene encoding uncharacterized protein LOC116017054, translated as MASVACSSITRLVFTPPHVRHKHQNFVKFNSIVNGGAFTGMRIKRLPVCCSNPSPWEPAPITYALKDDTETKFLQGTGNLFDTVISNETEEASLTNTNEVTDVNSKPVVKFQYIRWLMWLIGPALLLATGMVPTLWLPISSVFLGPNIASLLSLTGLDCIYNLGAHLFLLLADSCARRQNPPQDCSNKPPLTYCFWNMVANAVGFIIPLAVMFGSQKGVVQPHLPFIPSAVLLGPYLLLLSIQILTELLTWHWQSPVWLVTPVVYEGYRLLQLMRGLKLGAELSVPSWMLHTIRGLVCWWVLILGVQLMAIAWYAGFTARANQQKSHSLPDGNQP; from the coding sequence ATGGCATCTGTAGCATGCTCTTCAATTACTAGATTGGTATTTACTCCTCCCCACGTGCGACATAAACACCAGAATTTTGTGAAGTTCAACAGTATAGTCAATGGAGGAGCCTTTACTGGGATGCGCATTAAACGGCTGCCTGTTTGCTGCTCAAATCCTTCTCCATGGGAACCTGCACCTATCACGTATGCTCTTAAAGATGATACTGAAACTAAATTCCTGCAGGGAACCGGCAATTTATTTGACACTGTGATTTCCAATGAAACAGAAGAAGCCTCATTAACCAATACCAATGAGGTTACAGATGTGAATAGCAAGCCAGTTGTGAAGTTCCAGTACATTAGATGGCTTATGTGGCTAATTGGTCCTGCCCTACTTTTAGCCACAGGCATGGTACCCACTTTATGGCTACCCATTTCATCAGTTTTCCTTGGTCCCAACATAGCCAGCCTCCTTTCTTTGACGGGGCTTGACTGCATTTACAATCTTGGAGCTCACCTCTTTCTCCTACTTGCTGATTCATGTGCTCGACGACAAAATCCACCTCAAGATTGCAGCAACAAGCCTCCTTTAACTTATTGCTTCTGGAACATGGTTGCAAATGCCGTGGGCTTTATAATCCCCCTGGCAGTTATGTTCGGCTCTCAAAAGGGTGTCGTTCAGCCTCATCTGCCATTCATTCCTTCTGCAGTTCTCTTGGGTCCCTATCTCCTGCTTCTGTCAATTCAGATACTCACAGAGCTACTGACATGGCATTGGCAGTCCCCGGTATGGTTGGTGACGCCTGTCGTCTATGAAGGCTACCGTTTGTTGCAGTTGATGCGGGGTCTGAAGCTCGGTGCAGAGCTGAGCGTGCCATCATGGATGCTGCATACAATTAGGGGTCTGGTGTGTTGGTGGGTACTGATCCTCGGCGTTCAGCTCATGGCAATCGCTTGGTATGCCGGTTTCACTGCTAGAGCCAATCAACAAAAGTCGCACAGCCTACCCGATGGCAACCAGCCTTGA
- the LOC116017742 gene encoding uncharacterized protein LOC116017742, translating to MVVVKTYVLRLFISLKYITANVVDRNNGRIIATASSVEQSLKSSFECGRTCNAKAAAAVGEVLAMRLKVDGLDQGWGSGIHVNVNKEVEKKGFKNRTKVWAIVNGLKNNGVKLVLDDEASRSSS from the coding sequence ATGGTGGTGGTGAAGACGTATGTCTTGAGATTGTTCATATCTTTGAAGTACATAACTGCAAATGTAGTAGACAGGAATAATGGTCGGATAATTGCAACAGCATCTAGTGTTGAACAATCACTCAAGAGCTCATTTGAATGTGGGCGGACCTGCAATGCCAAGGCTGCAGCAGCTGTGGGAGAAGTATTGGCGATGCGCCTTAAAGTGGATGGCCTTGATCAAGGTTGGGGAAGTGGAATCCATGTCAATGTAAACAAGGAGGTTGAGAAGAAGGGTTTCAAGAACCGCACAAAGGTTTGGGCTATAGTAAATGGCCTTAAGAACAACGGAGTTAAACTTGTCTTGGATGATGAAGCTTCCCGCTCAAGCAGCTGA
- the LOC116017121 gene encoding SPX domain-containing protein 3: MKFGKRLQQQIREALPGWRDKFLSYKELKKLVRLISAAPPSMRGGSRPEAEAEAEFVCLLNTEIDKFNAFFVEQEEDFIIRHREMQHRIQRMIENYGGLSSSETHYREEMAKIRKDIVDFHGEMVLLMNYSNINYTGLAKILKKYDKRTGGLLRLPFIQKVLQQPFFTTDLISKLVKECEGTIDAVFPAAAAEENGGARGGEREAITVAGEGIFRNTVAALLTMQEIRKGSSTYSHFSLPPLSLPESDIIHSLQLPSPIAIP; this comes from the exons ATGAAGTTCGGGAAGAGGCTGCAGCAGCAAATCAGGGAGGCATTGCCCGGCTGGCGCGACAAGTTCCTGTCCTACAAGGAGTTGAAGAAGCTGGTGCGGCTGATATCGGCGGCTCCGCCGTCAATGCGCGGCGGATCGCGGCCGGAGGCGGAGGCGGAGGCGGAGTTCGTCTGCTTGTTGAACACTGAGATCGACAAGTTCAATGCCTTCTTCGTGGAGCAGGAAGAGGATTTCATCATCCGTCACAGG GAGATGCAGCACAGGATACAGCGAATGATTGAAAACTATGGAGGCCTGTCTTCATCGGAAACACATTACAGAGAAGAAATGGCGAAGATCAGAAAGGACATCGTCGACTTCCACGGCGAAATGGTGCTGCTAATGAACTACAGCAACATAAACTACACAGGCCTAGCCAAGATCCTCAAGAAATACGACAAGAGAACCGGCGGGCTGCTCCGCCTGCCGTTCATCCAGAAAGTTCTTCAGCAGCCGTTCTTCACCACCGATCTAATCTCCAAGCTGGTGAAGGAGTGCGAGGGCACCATAGACGCCGTGTTCCCGGCCGCCGCCGCGGAAGAAAACGGCGGCGCTCGCGGCGGCGAGAGAGAGGCGATCACGGTAGCCGGAGAAGGAATTTTCAGGAACACGGTGGCGGCGCTCCTCACAATGCAGGAAATCAGAAAGGGAAGCTCGACTTACAGCCATTTTTCGCTGCCGCCTCTTAGCCTGCCGGAGTCTGATATCATCCACTCCTTGCAGCTGCCTTCCCCCATTGCAATTCCCTGA
- the LOC116017746 gene encoding uncharacterized protein LOC116017746, with product MAACIEPEQQQQQQHAVFKHYCRVCKKGFMCGRALGGHMRAHGIGDESAYVDDDDDPVSDWEAMASNTNKRMYKLRTNPNRLKSVRVCENCGQEFFSWKSFLEHGKCGSGDDVEDESLVSSPGSDADESFGRRGHGWSKRKRSLRARYLSSEDEDLLFAKCLVDLANSRVYSPPPPAAAAESSSSASKEEERRHTMGSGEFLAPRVGVAQQRGNKSAGSKGLFECKACKKVFTSHQALGGHRASHKKVKGCYAAKQDVQESDSLAEEDVITHDEFPILANSSGGGGGSSRRKTKVHECSICHRVFSTGQALGGHKRCHWITSNAYSPDTSIAKFHFHDPTTDTTKKPDAAAALDLNLNLPANGGDRHRDDISRLRNPSINRFEVSTEIHLHRPWFTDPDTNKNNNINNKRLKNDINNIGDDDEADSRLKFARISGLKESSSSKGGSSSSQWLQVGIGKNIKKIAFFVFGSPCLMEKYKCKFCSRSFGNGRALGGHIRSHMANLYAESKHPSSETDDGEKDSFFSAAAGGGGDGGGGGGSVVVQDTESESGSGRVFRRSKRVKKSRISETSSMVSSSISETSPEEHVAYCLMMLSKDKWIRDEEGENSELVKAVKKIKGKEKSWYRCEACSKVFRSYQALGGHRASHKKIRAQKNLLESSPNEEGNARKKKKEKIHECPICYRVFSSGQALGGHKRSHFADSVSAIVSPEACSASTSTPMKQGLSRTGGALIDLNLPAPYDDDDDDDVLSFPC from the exons atgGCTGCATGCATCGAGCCagaacagcaacagcaacaacagcaTGCTGTGTTTAAGCATTATTGTAGGGTTTGCAAGAAGGGATTTATGTGCGGGAGAGCTCTGGGAGGGCACATGAGAGCTCACGGGATCGGAGACGAGAGCGCCTACGTGGACGACGACGACGATCCGGTGAGCGATTGGGAGGCGATGGCGAGCAATACAAACAAGAGGATGTATAAATTGAGGACGAACCCTAATAGGTTGAAAAGTGTTAGGGTTTGTGAGAATTGCGGGCAGGAATTCTTTTCATGGAAGTCGTTTCTAGAGCACGGAAAATGCGGGTCGGGTGATGACGTGGAGGATGAGTCGTTAGTGTCGTCGCCGGGATCGGACGCCGACGAGAGTTTCGGCCGGAGAGGGCACGGGTGGTCCAAGAGGAAAAGATCGTTGAGGGCGAGGTATTTGTCTAGCGAGGATGAGGATTTGCTTTTTGCTAAATGTTTGGTGGATTTGGCGAATTCTAGGGTGTactcgccgccgccgcctgcggcggcggcggagtcCTCCTCCTCCGCTAGTAAGGAGGAGGAGAGGCGGCATACGATGGGGAGCGGGGAATTCCTCGCGCCCCGAGTTGGGGTGGCGCAACAAAGGGGCAATAAATCGGCGGGTTCTAAGGGGCTGTTTGAATGCAAAGCTTGCAAGAAAGTTTTCACGTCGCACCAAGCGTTAGGCGGACACAGAGCGAGCCACAAGAAAGTGAAAGGGTGCTACGCTGCCAAACAGGACGTACAAGAATCCGACAGCCTGGCCGAGGAGGACGTGATCACCCACGATGAATTCCCGATCCTCGCCAACTcctccggcggcggcggcggatcTTCTAGAAGAAAAACGAAAGTTCACGAATGTTCCATCTGCCACCGTGTCTTCTCCACCGGCCAAGCCCTCGGCGGCCACAAACGCTGCCATTGGATCACCTCCAACGCCTACTCCCCCGACACCTCCATCGCCAAATTCCACTTCCACGACCCCACCACCGACACCACCAAGAAACCCGACGCCGCCGCCGCCCTCGACCTCAACCTCAACCTCCCCGCCAACGGCGGTGACCGCCACCGCGACGATATCTCCCGACTCAGAAACCCCTCCATCAACCGCTTCGAAGTCTCCACGGAGATTCACCTCCACCGGCCCTGGTTCACGGACCCAGACACcaacaagaacaacaacattaacaacaagaGGCTCAAAAACGATATCAACAACATCGGAGACGACGATGAAGCAGACAGTAGACTGAAGTTCGCGAGGATAAGTGGGCTAAAGGAAAGCAGTAGCAGTAAGGGCGGCAGCTCTTCTTCGCAATGGCTGCAAGTGGGAATTG GTAAAAACATCAAAAAGATCGCTTTTTTCGTGTTTGGGTCGCCTTGTTTGATGGAGAAGTACAAGTGCAAGTTCTGCTCGAGGAGTTTCGGCAATGGCAGAGCTTTGGGTGGCCACATAAGATCTCACATGGCCAATCTTTACGCAGAATCGAAACACCCATCTTCAGAAACGGATGATGGAGAAAAAGACAGCTTTTtttccgccgccgccggcggcggAGGCGACGGTGGCGGAGGCGGCGGTTCGGTGGTGGTGCAGGACACGGAGAGCGAAAGTGGGTCAGGGAGGGTTTTCCGGCGATCGAAAAGGGTAAAGAAATCAAGAATCTCTGAAACTTCATCAATGGTGAGCAGTTCAATCTCAGAAACCTCCCCAGAAGAACACGTGGCATATTGTTTAATGATGTTGTCAAAAGACAAATGGATAAGAGATGAAGAAGGGGAAAATTCTGAATTGGTAAAAGCAGTGAAGAAAATTAAGGGAAAGGAGAAATCTTGGTATAGATGTGAAGCTTGCAGCAAAGTGTTCAGATCTTATCAGGCCTTAGGAGGGCACAGGGCAAGCCACAAGAAGATCAGAGCCCAAAAGAATCTTCTAGAAAGTTCACCAAATGAAGAAGGAAatgcaaggaagaagaagaaggagaaaatCCATGAATGTCCAATCTGTTACAGAGTGTTTTCTTCAGGGCAAGCTTTGGGTGGACACAAAAGATCACATTTTGCAGATTCAGTGTCAGCAATTGTTAGCCCAGAAGCCTGTTCTGCTTCCACTTCTACCCCCATGAAACAAGGGCTATCAAGAACTGGAGGGGCTTTGATAGATCTCAACCTTCCTGCTccttatgatgatgatgatgatgatgatgttctTAGCTTCCCATGCTGA
- the LOC116017748 gene encoding putative expansin-B2, with product MVYFIIYLVILSVFSVSCSSSNLKLFNLSKLESDNRWSPAGATWYGPPNGAGSNGGACGYGSTVEQPPFSSFVSAGGPSLFKSGKGCGACYEVKCTANKACSGKPIRVVITDECPGCVKESTHFDLSVTAFGAMAVSGKSNQLRAAGELKIQYKRAECHHRGKTLTFRVDPGSNPFYFAAVIQYAQGDGNIVAVQLKQGNSGVWTDMKQSWGAMWKLNSRSRLNAPFSLKVTGDSGKSVVAGNVIPAGWRPGGTYRSG from the exons ATGgtttactttattatttatttagtaataCTTTCTGTTTTTTCTGTTTCTTGTTCTTCCTCCAATCTTAAACTCTTCAACCTATCGAAACTAGAATCTGATAACCGTTGGTCACCAGCCGGTGCGACGTGGTATGGCCCCCCTAATGGTGCCGGAAGTAATG GTGGAGCTTGTGGATATGGAAGCACGGTAGAACAACCACCATTCTCTTCCTTTGTGTCAGCTGGTGGCCCTTCTCTATTCAAATCTGGCAAAGGATGTGGAGCTTGTTATGAA GTAAAGTGCACAGCAAATAAAGCTTGTTCAGGGAAACCGATCAGAGTGGTTATCACCGACGAGTGTCCGGGATGTGTAAAAGAATCAACTCATTTTGATTTGAGTGTAACTGCTTTTGGAGCCATGGCAGTTTCCGGCAAATCCAATCAGCTCCGTGCTGCCGGGGAACTCAAAATTCAATACAAAAG agcTGAGTGCCACCACCGGGGTAAAACACTGACCTTTCGAGTAGACCCGGGGTCCAACCCCTTCTATTTTGCAGCGGTGATTCAATATGCGCAAGGAGACGGCAACATCGTGGCCGTTCAACTGAAGCAAGGCAACTCCGGCGTTTGGACCGACATGAAACAGTCTTGGGGAGCGATGTGGAAGCTTAACTCCCGGTCGAGACTAAACGCGCCGTTCTCCCTGAAGGTCACCGGCGACTCCGGCAAATCTGTCGTCGCCGGCAATGTCATCCCGGCTGGGTGGCGGCCCGGAGGAACATATCGTTCTGGCTAA